The genomic interval aaacattaaaaatgatatcacattgaaagaaaaaaaacaattcatatCAACTCTGCACAGAGAAGGATTTTCTAATGTTAACACTGGCAGAGGAGTAacggagtttttttttaaattattggttTCATCTATATAACTTGAAAACTTATGTATGTCAGAAAATCAGGAAGAAGCCCTTTCTGGGTTGCTTAGTGGATAAACTGCTCTCCTGACACACCGAGGTTGTAGAtttgttccctggtcagggcacggatgagaagcaaccagtgagcgcacaactaaatggaacaatcaCGTGGAACAAGAAAttgctgcttctctttctccctctcccttctccccccttctctctctctttcagtcaATGGAAGAATTGAAagcaaaatcaaaaagaaaactgaggcatgcaAAGGTGATTGAGCAAAGTTTGCATCATATGTAAGAAagttaaagtttaaatttttaatataaaaaagactTAGTCAAATTGGCATATAGTCAAATGACATGAAGAAATAacagtagaataaataaaatttacctaTAGACAAGATAACAATCGATtagtaagcaaaaaataaaaaataaaaagtaccatttctttgcttattttgcaGCAATTAAGTCAAAGATCAGGACAGAAAGAGCTGGTAGGATGCAGGGAGAGGAGACTCTGGCAGGAAGTCAGCTGGAATGTAAACCGCTAGCAGTTTTGTTAACTCTTGGCAATATGTATCATAAGCCAGAAAAATGGTCCACCCAGCAACTTCActtcttaacatttattttaaggacCTGGGGAAATCTTTATAGATGGTTTATTTCCAATGATTTTCATTGTgttattacaggggtccccaaactttttacacagggggccagttcactgtccctcaggccattggagggccggactataaaaaaaaaaactatgaacaaatccctatgcacactgcacatatcttattttaaagtaaaaaaacaaaacgggaacaaatataacatttaaaataaagaacaagtaaatttaaatcaacaaactgaccagtatttcaatgggaactatgctcctctcactgaccaccaatgaaagaggtgccccttccggaagtgcggtgggggccggataaatggcctcagggggccgcatgtggcccacgggccgtagtttggggacccctgtgttattataatagtaagaaaaatcagaaaactcaaATAATCCAAAATGGAAGATTATATATAAATGTGGCACCTACTTCTGCTATAATATCAATATTAGTTATGAAAATACTTATGaagatttaatattaataatgtgGAAAACCTTCATCTTCTAAGATTATGTGAAAAAATCAGCATCTTAGTATCAGATAAACATACAGAGAAAAAGATACATAAGAATTTGTGTCAAGTATTCACAGTGGTTTCTTTTAAGAAGGGatttaaaatgtcttctttatattttagacATTTACTGTAATGACATGAGcgatttctcagttggagaaaaaataaaacagagtttAAGAAATAAAGACTAAAGACTGGTTACAACTAACAGATAAGAAAGGGAATCACCTGTCAGAGACAGAGATCTAATCCCAGTTATGTAGACGAATCTCTTAATCTTTCTGTGCCTAGGATCCTTTTCTAGAATATTCTTGCTCTTTGAAGCCACACACAGATTCTGCATACTTGGTGTCATATTCTATATGTTAAGACCAAGGAGTGACTTTCTTCCAAGGCAGGGTCAGAATTGGTCCCTGAAGCTTAGTAACTTGACTGAGGTCCTGACCTGCCTAATCTTGCTATCCTTTTTTGTTGTCGGGAAGAATTTATAGTCCTGCAGTATTCTCCTATTGGGTTTCCTCCTGGAAGCCAAGTGTTTGCTGGTGTTTCTGGTGTTCCCAACTCTGGACAGAACCTGCGTGAATACACATACTCACTCAGCAAGTCAGCTTGCACAGTGTCCTTGGCCTGTTGGTCCAATTCCAGTCCTGCAAAGTCAGAATCTTCACTTTCTTGAATGTGCTTGTAAGGTTAGACATCCATCCTATCTTGAATGTGactcttttaaatttataatgcTCAACTCCATGGAAGCCTGTTGAAATGTCTGGGATTCTACTCTGGGTAAGGACATTTTATGGGGAGGAACATCTTGCCCAGCCAAAGAGTCTCCACAGAGCCTTCCTTATGTCCTTGTTCCTCAGGCTATAGATAAAGGGGTTCAGCATGGGGGTCACCATGGTGTATGTCACAGATGCCACTATTCCAGTTTTGGCTGAGTAGGAGGATGAGGGCTGGAAGTACACCAGAAAGAGTGTCCCGTAGAAGAGAGTGACCACTGACAGGTGAGAGCCACAGGTAGAGAAGACTTTGTGCTTCCCCCCAGCAGAGGGGACCCTGAGGATGGTGTGGATGATGTGGGCGTAAGAGACCAGGACACAGGTGAGAGGGACCACGCCTGAAAGGGCTGCTTCAGTGAACATCACGACCTGAAAGCTATGCGTGTCTGAACAGGCCAGTTTGAGGAGTGGGAGCAGATCACAGAAGAAGTGTGGGATGGAATGGGAGGCACAGAAGGAGAACTGAGACATCAGGAGGATGAGTGAGAAGGCCAGGAGGTGGGCACAGAGCCAGGATACAGTGACCAACCCCAGGCAACGTTGGGGACACATGATCATGGTGTAGTGTAGAGGAAGACAGATGGCCACGTAGCGGTCATATGCCATCACAGCCAGCAGGAAATCATCCAGCAGTGCCAATGCCATGAAGAAATACATCTGCATGAGGCACCCAATGTGAGAGATGGTGTGGTGCTGTGTCTGGAGGTTCACCAGCACCTTGGGGACAATGGAGCAGGAGAAACAGGTCTCAATGAAGGACAGGTTGgccaggaagaagtacatgggggTGTGGAGGTGCTGGTCAGAGGCTATAACCAGGATGATGAGCAGGTTCCCCACCATGGTGAGCAGGTACATGCCCAGGAAGAGGGTGAACAGGAGGGGCTGCTGCTCTGGGTGTTCCGAGAAGCCCAGGAGCAGGAAGTCAGAGACGCTGGATTGGTTCCTAATTCTCATTGAAAGTAAAACATTTGCAGAAAAATCTTGCTTAAATATACATAGGTTCCAAAAAGGTGTATCATTCAAAGGCTTTTATCTGTTCTCTGCGTTCTTTTCAGAGGTCACAGAGATGCACTGGGTCTCTTGGCAGTAGGAGTGTAAACGTGGACAGAGGTGAGACCTCGTTGGGCATGATTTTCACATTTTAGCTTCTAGTGTGTCGTCCTGTAGACCTCCTGGGTGAGGTCAAACTGGAGATTAGCTGGGAAAAACTTAAGTTTTAGTGTCCCCCATGCCACCTTTTAATAGGCAAGCTATCAATTTCGTAGGCTTATGATGTTTGGGCATATGTGTTTACTAGAAAATTACTAGcagagctttctctctctctcatgtgtaTAAGGTTAGAAAAGAAATAACTAGTTACACAGATAGGTTATACCTGAGACTCAGGTTTTCTGGGTATGATGGGAGTATCTGCCCTCTTTTACTTTTGAAGACCCATGAAATGAGTTAATATGGATAAAATTACTTTATGAACTCAGAGGCATTTTGCAAATGAAAGttcccatcatcatcatcatcatcatcaccatcatcggTCCTTTGGAGTGTTGGCTTTGGTGTCCTGTGGAATAGACAGGAAACTTTTCTGTCTGTGTTTCCTCCACAACTTACATGTCCTCTTATCCTCTGTGAGCTTCCATTTCCTAGTCTGTGAGTTATGTGTGTACTTTGCACACTTACTGGGGGTGATCAATGAGAGGACTTAGTAAAAGCACTAGCACAGAATAGGCCTTCAATGAGTTGTGAGAAGTTATTAATATTACTAGTGTAGTAGATCAAATGGAACCTGGGCTTCCTATGCTTTGGAAACTGTTAGAGAACACGCCTCCCAGCTCTAAACCctcattgttttttatattttgggtaaattatttattttctctgtacctcattttcttcatttgtaagaTGTGGACATAAACCTGCCATAGAGGATTGATAAAAGCATCAAAATGCCAGACTAAGTTAAAGGTTTCTTTTAGGACCTGTGGTATAAAACCAAAAGGAAAGATATTACCTTGTGCATTTGGTTGGTGTGGAAGGGTGAACACATGGGCAATGCCAGCCAGCCTCTGCTCATGTCATGCTTTCTGGTGGGGTGATAGAACACGCTTCCTCTGGGGCTGACGGACCTCCCTTTGGCCACCAGCCCTCTTGTGTGCTGTAACATTGAACACATTTGCTCACTCTTCTTGGCCTCGGTTTCTGCATCTGCTTGAAGGGGACAAGAACAATGTCTAACTCATaagattgtgagga from Saccopteryx leptura isolate mSacLep1 chromosome 2, mSacLep1_pri_phased_curated, whole genome shotgun sequence carries:
- the LOC136392899 gene encoding olfactory receptor 1G1-like; amino-acid sequence: MRIRNQSSVSDFLLLGFSEHPEQQPLLFTLFLGMYLLTMVGNLLIILVIASDQHLHTPMYFFLANLSFIETCFSCSIVPKVLVNLQTQHHTISHIGCLMQMYFFMALALLDDFLLAVMAYDRYVAICLPLHYTMIMCPQRCLGLVTVSWLCAHLLAFSLILLMSQFSFCASHSIPHFFCDLLPLLKLACSDTHSFQVVMFTEAALSGVVPLTCVLVSYAHIIHTILRVPSAGGKHKVFSTCGSHLSVVTLFYGTLFLVYFQPSSSYSAKTGIVASVTYTMVTPMLNPFIYSLRNKDIRKALWRLFGWARCSSP